The following proteins are encoded in a genomic region of Deltaproteobacteria bacterium:
- the secF gene encoding protein translocase subunit SecF: MNFRLTSFPFIRYQRFFVTLSVILVSGSLFLTFYRGLHYGTDFTGGIKLQYRFTEALSEERLRSLLDPKLLGDALLGDFTIQRVGPDKENRFALKFQQKEGIAIEALSKRVQASFQQKGVSATLEQEDAVGPKAGKELRKKGQLSLIVACLLILIYIGYRFDFYFAPGAIIALIHDVLVTVGGLALTGREFTLTTVAALLTIIGYSVNDTIIIYDRVREDLKKHPKMPLPELVNLSINETLSRTIITSLTVFFVVTILYLFGEGEIEGFGFAMIIGVVAGSYSTIFVASPVYLFLKKWVPRLEVWWQARKQA; this comes from the coding sequence ATGAACTTCCGCCTGACATCGTTTCCCTTCATCCGTTACCAGCGGTTCTTTGTCACCCTCTCCGTCATCCTTGTGTCCGGTTCCCTCTTCCTGACCTTTTACAGAGGTCTCCACTATGGCACCGACTTTACCGGCGGGATCAAACTCCAGTACCGTTTCACCGAGGCTCTCTCTGAAGAGAGGCTCCGTTCCTTGCTGGATCCCAAACTCCTGGGTGACGCACTCTTGGGTGATTTTACCATCCAACGGGTCGGTCCCGACAAGGAAAACCGGTTCGCCCTGAAATTCCAGCAAAAAGAAGGGATCGCCATCGAAGCGCTGTCAAAAAGGGTTCAGGCCTCATTTCAGCAAAAGGGGGTCTCGGCCACCTTGGAACAAGAGGATGCGGTGGGTCCCAAGGCTGGAAAAGAACTGCGTAAAAAAGGGCAGCTTTCCTTGATCGTCGCCTGTCTCCTGATCCTGATCTACATCGGTTACCGGTTCGACTTCTACTTTGCCCCCGGTGCGATCATCGCCCTGATCCATGACGTCCTCGTCACAGTCGGCGGCCTTGCCTTGACCGGCCGGGAATTTACCCTCACGACGGTTGCCGCACTCCTCACCATTATCGGTTACTCCGTGAATGACACCATTATCATCTACGATCGGGTGCGCGAAGATTTAAAAAAACACCCGAAGATGCCGCTTCCGGAACTGGTCAATCTCTCCATCAACGAAACCCTCTCCCGAACGATTATCACCAGCCTGACCGTCTTCTTTGTTGTAACCATCCTCTACCTCTTCGGAGAGGGGGAGATCGAAGGGTTCGGGTTCGCCATGATTATCGGTGTGGTGGCCGGGAGTTATTCAACCATTTTTGTCGCCAGTCCTGTCTACCTCTTCCTGAAAAAATGGGTCCCGCGCCTGGAGGTCTGGTGGCAGGCAAGAAAACAGGCCTGA
- the recJ gene encoding single-stranded-DNA-specific exonuclease RecJ: MAGKKTGLTEIPEDPQGLSQKTGLSRTVCQLLFNRGFRTAEEISRYLYGSLRNLPPPSSLPDMEKGVARIRQALSHREKIFLFGDYDVDGVTGTAILQLFLQSQGGDVSPLLPNRFTDGYGLSHPVIHKVSDGGGRLLITIDNGTKAEGPIRFAKEKGIDVIILDHHETPETDPGAIALINPKKERDEARQLPLCSAGLAFYLVAALRASLRQPGSPPLESPLIPYLDLVALGTVADIVPLIGVNRLLVREGLKVLSNSSRIGLQRLKEEASLKEASLSTGHIGFRLAPRLNASGRLEDASLSLELLTTNDLLRAGALARQLESINRRRQEIEEGILQEAEELLEARPPSDGAGIALAREGWHEGVLGIVAARLTERYARPALVLTIRENDVKGSGRSIRGFDLHDCLLDCSSFLDKWGGHKAAVGLTLKKQNLQPFLDQFSQVSIEKLKKLDGKSGHRVDLSLPFSDLTPQLIEELAAMEPFGYGNPEPVFRTSSVTIRSAKIVGKNHLKMILCQDNITLDSIHFNYRGEIPTQPLCHVTYTPEWNEWNGNRVIQLRIKEIN, encoded by the coding sequence GTGGCAGGCAAGAAAACAGGCCTGACAGAGATCCCCGAGGACCCTCAGGGTCTATCCCAAAAGACAGGTTTAAGTCGAACAGTCTGCCAACTCCTTTTCAACCGCGGTTTCCGCACCGCCGAAGAGATCAGTCGTTACCTCTACGGCAGTTTGAGAAATCTCCCGCCCCCCTCTTCCCTGCCCGATATGGAGAAGGGGGTTGCCCGGATCCGTCAGGCCCTCTCACACCGGGAAAAAATCTTTCTCTTTGGCGATTACGATGTGGATGGGGTGACCGGAACGGCGATCCTTCAACTCTTTTTGCAATCCCAGGGGGGTGATGTCTCTCCACTCCTTCCAAACCGCTTCACTGACGGTTATGGACTGAGTCATCCGGTGATCCACAAAGTCTCTGACGGAGGAGGTCGTCTCCTCATCACGATCGACAACGGGACAAAGGCCGAAGGACCGATCCGATTTGCGAAAGAAAAAGGGATTGATGTCATCATCCTCGATCACCATGAAACGCCGGAGACCGATCCGGGGGCGATCGCCCTGATCAATCCAAAAAAGGAGAGGGACGAAGCCAGACAACTACCTCTCTGTTCTGCGGGACTCGCCTTTTACCTGGTGGCCGCCCTCCGGGCCTCACTGCGCCAGCCCGGCTCCCCTCCCCTGGAATCGCCGCTCATCCCTTATCTTGATCTGGTCGCCTTGGGAACCGTCGCCGACATCGTCCCCTTGATCGGGGTCAATCGTCTCCTGGTGAGAGAAGGTCTAAAGGTCCTTTCGAACAGCTCCCGGATCGGCCTTCAAAGATTAAAGGAGGAGGCCTCGCTGAAAGAAGCCTCATTATCAACGGGTCATATTGGATTTCGTCTGGCCCCTCGGTTGAATGCCTCCGGGCGTCTGGAAGATGCCTCCCTTTCGCTAGAACTCCTGACCACCAACGATCTTTTAAGGGCCGGCGCCCTGGCCCGACAACTGGAGTCGATCAACCGTCGGCGACAAGAGATTGAAGAAGGGATTCTTCAAGAAGCTGAAGAACTTTTGGAGGCTCGCCCTCCTTCTGATGGGGCGGGGATCGCCCTTGCCAGGGAGGGATGGCACGAGGGGGTTCTGGGGATTGTTGCCGCCCGCCTGACGGAGAGATACGCGAGGCCGGCGTTAGTCCTCACCATCCGAGAAAACGATGTGAAAGGGTCCGGTCGGTCGATCCGGGGTTTTGACCTGCATGATTGTCTCCTGGATTGTTCTTCATTCCTGGATAAATGGGGGGGACATAAAGCGGCTGTCGGCCTGACCTTAAAGAAACAAAATCTTCAACCTTTTCTCGATCAATTCAGCCAGGTTTCGATTGAAAAACTAAAAAAACTGGACGGGAAATCAGGGCACCGGGTCGATCTCTCTTTACCCTTCTCCGACCTCACCCCACAGTTGATCGAAGAACTCGCGGCGATGGAACCATTCGGCTATGGCAACCCCGAACCGGTTTTCAGGACTTCTTCAGTCACTATCCGATCAGCCAAAATCGTTGGTAAAAACCACCTGAAAATGATCCTCTGCCAGGACAACATCACCTTAGACAGCATCCATTTTAATTACAGGGGGGAGATCCCCACACAGCCATTGTGCCACGTAACCTACACCCCCGAATGGAATGAGTGGAATGGCAATCGTGTTATCCAGCTTCGCATAAAAGAGATAAATTAA
- a CDS encoding arsenate reductase ArsC, which translates to MKILFVCEYNACRSQMAEGLAHTFLPGKFSITSAGLYPGELNRITVEVMQEIGVDLSGQYSKRLTEMKDIFFDLVVVLAEPAWEAVQEIQAKQKVLWHFQDPVVKPGSSEELKKRIRIVRDGIKKRIQEMAQGK; encoded by the coding sequence GTGAAAATCCTCTTCGTGTGCGAATACAACGCCTGTCGGAGTCAAATGGCAGAGGGGCTGGCCCATACGTTCCTCCCGGGGAAATTTTCAATAACGAGTGCCGGCCTTTATCCTGGTGAGTTGAATCGGATCACCGTTGAGGTCATGCAAGAAATTGGCGTTGATCTTTCCGGGCAATATTCGAAGAGACTCACGGAGATGAAAGATATTTTTTTTGATCTTGTGGTTGTCCTGGCGGAACCAGCATGGGAAGCTGTTCAGGAGATTCAGGCAAAACAAAAAGTCCTCTGGCACTTTCAGGACCCAGTGGTAAAACCCGGAAGTTCCGAAGAGTTGAAAAAAAGAATTCGCATCGTTCGTGATGGAATCAAGAAACGGATCCAGGAGATGGCCCAGGGGAAATAA
- a CDS encoding glycoside hydrolase family 15 protein, with product MHHGIIGNCKTSALIDKNGSIDWCCLPNFDSPSAFARILDAQGGHFHVSPVGTAKISQVYVPQTNILQTEFDDGENAFALLDFMPRYREGADYRRPVEIIRILKPLRGRPLLKVSFHPKMNYARGETNVRERESVITASSGLESLFLYSSLPLKEILQGGPVTLGREEFFLLTYHEKIEPPTLAYAHEMFEKTKTYWETWSGHCRLPGLYPETVLRSALVLKLMTYEETGAIIAAPTTSLPEILHGGRNWDYRYCWLRDASLMLEALKGIGHFEEARAFIQFLLRLLESKQMKVQIVYGIDGRTDLEEKTFSHLKGYKNSGPVRIGNNACHTQQNDIFGEIMNTLYLYYFHYEFEKMPDEVWSLVKFLVNTTARDWMTQDAGIWEFRHRKAHFTFSKVLSWVSLDRGIKIAQKLGKGYAVSNWRPIADQIRGEIEEKGWNKSIGSFTQSYGSEHLDVSLLLMEKYGFLMKDDPRWIATVGRCEKSLMQNGLAFRYTNADDFGKPKNAFILASLWLAKALYTIGEKERGHLLFENILSHANHLGLLSEDIDTETGELLGNFPQAYSHMAVINTASLLSQG from the coding sequence ATGCACCACGGTATCATCGGCAATTGTAAAACTTCTGCCCTGATTGATAAAAATGGGAGCATCGATTGGTGTTGCCTCCCGAATTTCGACAGCCCCTCGGCCTTCGCCAGGATTCTGGACGCTCAAGGGGGCCATTTCCATGTTTCTCCCGTCGGCACCGCAAAGATTTCGCAGGTCTATGTGCCCCAAACCAACATTCTCCAAACGGAGTTTGACGACGGCGAGAACGCATTCGCCCTGCTCGATTTCATGCCTCGTTACCGCGAGGGGGCAGACTACCGGAGGCCTGTCGAAATCATCAGAATCTTGAAGCCCCTTCGCGGCCGGCCTCTGCTCAAGGTTTCCTTTCACCCCAAAATGAACTACGCCAGAGGCGAGACAAACGTTCGGGAGAGAGAGTCGGTCATCACCGCCTCCAGCGGCCTCGAAAGCCTCTTCCTCTACTCCAGCCTCCCCTTAAAAGAGATTTTGCAAGGGGGACCAGTAACACTCGGGAGAGAAGAGTTTTTCCTCCTCACCTACCATGAAAAGATTGAGCCCCCCACGCTCGCCTATGCCCACGAGATGTTTGAAAAGACGAAAACCTACTGGGAGACCTGGTCGGGCCATTGCCGCTTGCCAGGCCTCTATCCCGAAACGGTTCTCCGGTCGGCGTTGGTCCTGAAACTGATGACCTATGAAGAAACGGGGGCGATCATCGCCGCGCCAACCACCTCCCTCCCGGAGATCCTCCATGGCGGGCGTAACTGGGACTACCGCTACTGCTGGCTCCGCGACGCCTCCCTTATGTTGGAGGCCTTGAAGGGGATCGGTCATTTTGAAGAGGCGCGCGCCTTTATCCAATTCCTCCTGCGTCTCTTGGAGAGCAAGCAGATGAAGGTCCAGATCGTTTACGGAATCGACGGGAGAACCGACCTCGAGGAAAAAACCTTCAGTCATCTCAAGGGATATAAAAACTCCGGCCCCGTGCGGATTGGTAACAATGCCTGTCACACGCAACAGAACGACATTTTTGGCGAGATCATGAACACCCTCTATCTCTACTACTTCCACTACGAATTCGAAAAGATGCCGGATGAGGTCTGGTCGCTGGTCAAATTCCTCGTCAACACAACCGCAAGGGACTGGATGACACAGGATGCCGGGATCTGGGAATTCAGGCACCGGAAAGCCCATTTCACCTTTTCGAAGGTCCTCTCCTGGGTTTCGCTGGATCGCGGGATCAAGATTGCCCAAAAGTTGGGAAAGGGTTATGCCGTTTCCAATTGGAGGCCGATTGCCGACCAGATCCGGGGAGAGATTGAGGAAAAGGGATGGAACAAGTCCATCGGGAGCTTTACGCAATCTTACGGTTCCGAACATCTGGATGTCAGCCTGTTGCTCATGGAAAAGTATGGCTTTCTGATGAAGGACGATCCCCGCTGGATCGCCACGGTCGGCCGGTGCGAGAAATCGCTGATGCAAAACGGTCTTGCCTTCCGCTACACCAACGCCGACGATTTTGGGAAACCGAAAAACGCCTTTATCCTTGCCTCCCTCTGGCTCGCTAAAGCCCTTTATACGATCGGCGAGAAGGAACGAGGCCATCTTCTTTTTGAAAATATCCTCTCGCATGCCAACCATTTGGGTTTACTCTCCGAGGATATCGACACGGAGACGGGTGAGCTCTTGGGAAATTTCCCCCAAGCGTACTCGCACATGGCGGTGATCAATACGGCGAGTCTCTTGAGTCAAGGATGA
- a CDS encoding mechanosensitive ion channel family protein — MQNLNWIQWIYPLVYLVSGLVAGVLFKKVVLARFKRFAGTTPWEGDDIIVGVAERFSIALFAVGGFYLAFLYLPIPLKMAPLLQKALLVLSMFIVTLALAKIAVGLVELYSRKGKGALPSTSIFTNLARVAVLAIGILVILQSLGISITPILTALGVGGLAVALALQETLANLFAGLHILVSRQVRPGDYVQLDSGEAGYVTDINWRNTTIRALPNNMIIVPNAKLASTIITNFHQPEQEMSFLVEVGVSYESDLKQVERVTIDVAREVLKEVQGGVPAFEPFIRYHTFADFSINFTVILRAKEFVDQYLIKHEFVKRLHERYQTEKIEIPFPIRTVHTKQIG; from the coding sequence ATGCAAAACTTAAACTGGATCCAGTGGATTTATCCCCTCGTCTATCTTGTCAGCGGGCTTGTTGCCGGTGTTCTCTTTAAGAAGGTCGTGCTTGCAAGGTTCAAAAGATTTGCAGGCACAACGCCGTGGGAAGGAGATGACATCATCGTTGGAGTCGCCGAAAGATTTTCCATCGCACTTTTTGCGGTCGGTGGTTTTTATCTGGCGTTTCTGTATCTTCCGATCCCATTGAAAATGGCGCCTCTTCTGCAGAAGGCCCTGCTCGTTTTGTCCATGTTTATTGTCACCCTGGCCTTGGCCAAAATAGCCGTCGGCCTTGTTGAACTGTACTCACGAAAAGGGAAAGGGGCTTTACCCTCCACATCCATCTTTACCAATTTGGCGCGGGTGGCCGTTCTGGCCATCGGAATTTTGGTCATTCTGCAGTCACTCGGAATATCGATCACACCGATCCTCACGGCCTTGGGAGTTGGCGGTTTGGCGGTTGCCCTGGCGCTGCAAGAGACCTTGGCCAACCTCTTTGCGGGCCTTCATATCCTGGTTTCGCGACAGGTTCGACCCGGCGATTATGTTCAACTCGACTCGGGAGAGGCGGGTTATGTGACCGACATCAATTGGCGTAACACGACGATCCGGGCTCTTCCGAACAACATGATTATTGTCCCCAATGCCAAATTGGCCTCGACGATCATCACTAACTTTCACCAGCCGGAACAAGAAATGTCCTTTCTTGTCGAGGTGGGGGTCAGCTATGAGTCCGACCTAAAGCAGGTGGAACGTGTGACCATCGACGTTGCCAGAGAGGTGTTGAAAGAAGTGCAAGGGGGGGTGCCAGCGTTTGAACCCTTTATCCGTTATCACACCTTTGCGGATTTCAGCATTAATTTTACCGTCATCCTGCGGGCCAAGGAGTTCGTCGACCAGTACTTGATCAAGCACGAATTCGTCAAACGATTGCACGAGCGTTATCAAACAGAGAAAATCGAAATCCCGTTTCCGATCCGGACGGTTCATACGAAACAGATAGGATAG
- a CDS encoding trehalose-6-phosphate synthase, translated as MQKTLVKFLFPVVGVLFVGLILFSYFRVTRERTQLIDDLDRRARVIARSLSVGAMRAIRNPPTPDEEDLAERLSGQGRTMGIMVCGLDGKLVARSAALADLKACEDPEIQEVVTDQKEKVLTRDEKGMMLHTLIFPLKIRSGDFVGTLAVVHEASYIDKRVLSAMTWTTLTLAILAIFISALTYFLSRRSFQRSVQQVLSWMRSAKEPSESLPLPTESLLKPVTREVEKLTARLRAAKETARDVSQEKQANNLWTPARLKAHAVTHFGDRPFLVVSNREPYMHVKEQGRHKVIIPASGLVTSLDPVLRATSGLWIAHGAGDGDRDTVDREGKVLVPPESPCYTLKRIWLSREEEEGYYYGFSNEALWPLCHLTNYRPEFEEKDWQTYQKVNEKFADAVVREFGKTRPFILVQDYHFTLLPKLIRQRRPDAIIGLFWHIPWPTPEIFQVCPWKREILEGMLGANFVGFHLQSYCNNFFDTVNSLLPVRIEWDRFAVLHDKGATLVKPFPISIQPWAERKISTEEEFQQKSLGFREQLELGTTRIVVSVDRLDYTKGIPERLGAIDRFFEKYPAYKTKISFVQLGAPSRIHIPRYRDFVTEVEKLVDQVNWKHAEGAWKPVIFFKEHHDPKTVYTFLRMAEVCIVSSLSDGMNLVAKEFVAAREKGDGVLLLSEFAGVAREFQEALQFNPYAKTDFAETIRIALEIPFEEQKRRMARLKVLVAENNIYRWAADLLGELSQASQTTP; from the coding sequence ATGCAGAAGACTCTTGTCAAATTTCTTTTTCCGGTCGTCGGTGTTCTCTTTGTGGGGTTGATTCTCTTTTCCTATTTTCGGGTCACGCGGGAACGAACTCAATTGATCGACGATCTCGATCGTCGCGCCCGGGTGATCGCCAGGAGTCTCTCGGTCGGGGCGATGCGCGCCATCCGGAATCCACCAACACCCGATGAAGAAGACCTGGCAGAGAGACTTTCCGGACAAGGGAGGACCATGGGGATCATGGTCTGTGGTCTTGATGGAAAACTGGTCGCTCGATCGGCCGCCCTTGCTGACCTCAAGGCCTGTGAAGACCCGGAAATACAAGAAGTCGTCACAGATCAGAAGGAAAAGGTACTCACGCGTGATGAAAAAGGGATGATGCTTCATACCCTCATTTTTCCTCTTAAAATTCGATCAGGAGATTTTGTCGGTACGCTCGCTGTCGTTCACGAGGCCTCCTATATTGACAAACGGGTCCTGTCTGCCATGACCTGGACCACTCTTACCCTGGCGATTCTGGCTATTTTCATCTCGGCACTCACCTATTTTCTGTCGCGGCGTTCTTTCCAGAGATCGGTGCAACAGGTCTTGTCTTGGATGAGGTCAGCAAAGGAACCGAGCGAATCTCTGCCTCTACCTACGGAATCTCTCTTAAAACCGGTCACCCGCGAGGTAGAAAAATTGACGGCAAGGCTCCGTGCCGCCAAGGAGACGGCTCGCGATGTTTCTCAGGAGAAACAGGCAAATAACTTGTGGACGCCGGCCCGACTGAAGGCCCATGCCGTGACCCATTTCGGAGACAGGCCCTTCCTCGTCGTCTCCAACCGTGAACCGTACATGCATGTGAAAGAGCAAGGTCGGCACAAGGTCATCATCCCGGCCAGCGGACTGGTAACTTCGCTGGATCCGGTACTTCGGGCAACCTCCGGCCTCTGGATCGCCCATGGGGCCGGAGATGGTGACCGCGACACGGTGGATCGGGAGGGAAAGGTTTTGGTTCCTCCCGAGTCACCCTGCTACACACTCAAGAGGATCTGGCTCTCGCGGGAGGAGGAAGAGGGGTATTATTACGGATTCTCCAACGAGGCGCTCTGGCCCCTCTGCCATCTCACCAACTATCGCCCGGAATTTGAGGAAAAAGACTGGCAGACCTACCAGAAGGTCAACGAGAAATTCGCCGATGCCGTGGTCCGGGAATTCGGCAAAACGAGGCCGTTCATCCTGGTGCAAGATTATCATTTCACGCTATTGCCAAAGCTCATTCGGCAGCGGCGTCCCGATGCGATCATTGGCCTCTTCTGGCACATCCCTTGGCCGACACCGGAGATCTTTCAGGTCTGTCCCTGGAAGAGGGAGATTCTGGAAGGAATGCTTGGAGCGAACTTTGTCGGATTCCATCTCCAATCCTATTGCAACAATTTTTTTGACACGGTGAACAGTCTCCTGCCGGTCCGAATCGAGTGGGACCGTTTCGCGGTCCTCCATGACAAGGGGGCCACGCTTGTCAAACCATTCCCAATCAGCATTCAGCCATGGGCGGAGAGAAAGATTTCCACCGAGGAAGAGTTTCAGCAAAAGTCACTTGGCTTTAGGGAACAGTTGGAGCTTGGGACCACGCGGATCGTCGTGAGCGTCGACCGGCTGGATTACACCAAGGGGATCCCGGAACGGCTGGGGGCAATCGACCGATTCTTTGAGAAATATCCAGCCTATAAGACAAAAATCAGCTTTGTCCAGTTGGGCGCCCCCTCCAGAATCCACATTCCGCGCTATCGAGACTTTGTCACGGAGGTTGAGAAATTGGTCGATCAGGTTAATTGGAAGCATGCAGAAGGCGCTTGGAAACCGGTTATTTTTTTCAAGGAACACCATGACCCAAAGACCGTTTATACCTTTCTTCGGATGGCGGAAGTCTGCATCGTAAGCTCTTTGTCGGACGGCATGAATCTGGTGGCCAAGGAGTTCGTGGCGGCAAGGGAAAAGGGTGATGGAGTTCTTCTCCTTTCCGAGTTTGCTGGTGTCGCTCGCGAATTTCAGGAAGCTCTGCAATTTAACCCTTATGCCAAAACCGACTTCGCCGAGACAATTCGTATCGCCCTTGAGATACCTTTTGAAGAACAAAAGCGACGCATGGCCAGATTAAAAGTCTTGGTCGCTGAGAACAATATCTATCGGTGGGCCGCTGATCTTTTGGGTGAATTGTCCCAGGCCTCACAAACAACCCCATAA
- the queC gene encoding 7-cyano-7-deazaguanine synthase QueC produces MSEAIVILSGGLDSTVSAILAQKEVPLKLAITFDYGQRATLKEQQSALRIAKDLGIEHKIISLPWLKELTPTALVRGGQALPLLNISELDDREKTNLSARAVWVPNRNGLFLNVAAVFAESLDCALIVTGFNKEEAVTFSDNSASFVESANHFFSFSTLSNVMVKSYTQEMTKVEIVQKGIALGVDFSNLWSCYEGGPKMCGVCESCLRSLRAYQQAGVLEKVKAIYEN; encoded by the coding sequence ATGTCCGAAGCTATTGTGATTTTGTCGGGAGGGCTTGATTCAACGGTCTCCGCCATCCTGGCTCAAAAAGAGGTCCCGTTAAAACTCGCCATCACCTTTGATTACGGCCAAAGGGCTACCTTGAAGGAACAGCAAAGCGCCTTGCGGATTGCCAAGGATCTTGGCATTGAGCATAAAATAATCTCTCTCCCCTGGCTCAAAGAATTAACACCAACGGCACTGGTCAGGGGAGGGCAAGCACTGCCCCTGCTCAACATTTCGGAACTGGATGACCGTGAAAAAACGAACTTGTCCGCCCGGGCAGTCTGGGTCCCCAATCGAAACGGACTTTTCTTAAACGTCGCCGCCGTCTTTGCCGAGTCGCTTGATTGCGCCCTGATTGTCACCGGTTTCAACAAGGAAGAAGCGGTTACTTTTTCGGACAACAGCGCTTCTTTTGTCGAGAGTGCGAACCATTTTTTTTCTTTCTCAACACTGAGCAACGTCATGGTTAAGAGTTACACCCAGGAGATGACAAAGGTCGAGATCGTCCAAAAGGGGATCGCCTTGGGGGTTGATTTCAGCAACCTCTGGAGTTGTTATGAGGGAGGTCCAAAGATGTGCGGGGTTTGCGAGTCATGCCTACGGTCTCTGCGGGCCTACCAACAGGCAGGGGTTTTGGAAAAGGTAAAAGCGATTTATGAAAATTAA
- a CDS encoding DUF366 family protein translates to MKIKFLEQRIDYNGSQLKSHWIFQNSGILGNAAVAFIGHCAVDPEHMVDLVDLKEGKKIASDEMLHFLVELFDTTLDQTIVLQRLLVSLAQQEILFRLQKPVVVRAGNDLYEGDAKLSVSIATSSPVSTLIHYGLNISSANTPVKTKGLNDYQIDPVPFAKTLLETFRHEVESLKEARAKVKPVP, encoded by the coding sequence ATGAAAATTAAATTTCTTGAACAAAGGATTGATTACAACGGCTCTCAGCTGAAATCCCACTGGATTTTTCAGAACTCAGGCATTCTTGGAAATGCGGCAGTTGCCTTCATTGGTCATTGTGCCGTCGACCCGGAGCATATGGTGGACCTGGTCGACCTTAAAGAGGGGAAAAAGATCGCGAGTGATGAGATGCTCCATTTCCTGGTCGAACTCTTTGATACCACCCTGGACCAGACAATCGTCCTGCAGAGACTCCTGGTTTCCCTGGCCCAACAGGAGATCCTTTTCCGTCTTCAAAAGCCGGTAGTGGTCCGCGCTGGTAACGACCTCTATGAAGGGGATGCCAAACTTTCCGTCTCCATCGCCACCTCTTCCCCCGTTTCGACACTCATTCACTATGGCCTCAATATTTCCAGCGCCAACACCCCGGTGAAAACAAAGGGGCTGAATGATTACCAGATTGACCCTGTTCCATTTGCCAAGACCCTGCTCGAAACCTTCCGCCACGAGGTGGAATCATTGAAGGAGGCCCGGGCCAAGGTAAAACCGGTCCCTTAA